The following are from one region of the Achromobacter xylosoxidans genome:
- a CDS encoding CobW family GTP-binding protein, with protein MDDKRIGVTVISGFLGSGKTSLLNRLLRDPSYADSVVIVNEYGEVGVDHHLVRQARDNIVLIEGGCLCCVVSGAVVEALRELFMLALSRKIKPFRRVIIETSGLADPAPILFTLKHDRFLAERYAYRGAIVLADARGGSDQLERQPEALRQLALADVVVFSKPDLADAASLDLLEQAVVAINPGARRCVQWPDAPLADPLRAGLDLQARRDGVALANWLRPFAQPRSAVHGDVGSFSLVLAAPVGRAAFLAGMSRVLERYGQGLLRVKGLVCFEGEALPCEVHGVHGELYPINQLERWPDEGRVSRLVCILRGLEAGEVRAALSVALGQPTS; from the coding sequence ATGGACGACAAGCGCATAGGCGTGACGGTGATCTCCGGTTTCCTGGGTAGCGGCAAGACGTCGCTGCTCAACCGGTTGCTGCGGGATCCGTCGTACGCCGATAGCGTTGTCATCGTCAACGAATACGGCGAGGTGGGCGTCGACCATCACCTGGTGCGCCAGGCCCGCGACAACATCGTCCTGATCGAGGGCGGCTGCCTGTGCTGCGTCGTCAGCGGCGCGGTGGTCGAAGCCTTGCGCGAGTTATTCATGTTGGCGCTCAGCCGCAAGATCAAGCCCTTTCGTCGCGTGATCATCGAAACCAGCGGCTTGGCCGATCCCGCGCCCATCCTGTTCACCCTCAAGCACGACCGCTTCCTCGCCGAGCGCTATGCGTACCGGGGCGCGATCGTCCTGGCGGACGCGCGCGGCGGATCGGACCAATTGGAACGGCAGCCCGAAGCGTTGCGGCAACTGGCCCTGGCGGATGTCGTGGTGTTCAGCAAGCCCGATCTGGCGGACGCGGCGAGTCTGGATCTTCTGGAGCAGGCGGTGGTCGCGATCAATCCAGGGGCGCGGCGCTGCGTGCAATGGCCCGATGCGCCGCTTGCGGATCCGCTGCGCGCGGGTCTCGATCTGCAGGCCAGGCGCGATGGCGTCGCTCTGGCGAATTGGTTGCGGCCCTTCGCGCAGCCGCGGAGCGCCGTTCATGGGGATGTGGGCAGTTTCTCGCTGGTACTGGCCGCTCCCGTCGGACGGGCGGCGTTTCTTGCCGGCATGTCGCGGGTCCTGGAGCGCTATGGGCAGGGCTTGCTGCGCGTGAAGGGGCTGGTGTGCTTCGAGGGCGAGGCGCTGCCGTGCGAGGTGCATGGCGTGCATGGCGAGCTCTATCCGATCAATCAGCTGGAGCGATGGCCGGACGAGGGGCGGGTGTCGCGGCTGGTCTGCATCTTGCGGGGGCTTGAGGCGGGCGAGGTCCGTGCTGCCCTGAGTGTCGCGCTCGGGCAGCCGACCTCTTGA
- a CDS encoding DegQ family serine endoprotease, translating to MKTTQMKPSRLVLALLAAGAIGGAGATAFTGGVSMAANAPAITSSIQTPGTSSPPNFAQITRDFGPAVVNISVSGTRKVSADEGDPFAQFFGQIPGARGQRPAREVPMRGEGSGFIVSADGIILTNAHVVQDAKEVTVKLTDRREYKAKVLGSDPQTDVAVLKIDAKNLPVVKVGDVNQLQVGEWVLAIGSPYGLENTATAGIVSAKGRSLPDDTSVPFIQTDVAVNPGNSGGPLFNDRGEVVGINSQIYSRTGGFQGLSFSIPIDVAYKIKDQILEHGKVQHARLGVTVQEVNQDLANSFKLDTPSGALVSSVEKGSAADKAGLQPGDVVRKIDGKTIVSSGDLASTITLATPGEKIKLDVWRNGSQKELVATLGGVPKDKTQASAGDQEVQRGQLGLALRPLSPQEQQAAGTEGLLIERSIGPAAKAGIEPGDVLLSLNGVPVHNVAQVKDALSKAGKTVALLVQRGEDKIFVPVQIG from the coding sequence ATGAAGACCACCCAAATGAAACCCTCGCGCCTGGTGCTGGCGCTGCTGGCTGCCGGCGCCATAGGCGGCGCGGGCGCAACCGCCTTCACCGGCGGCGTTTCGATGGCGGCCAACGCGCCGGCCATCACCTCCTCCATCCAAACGCCGGGCACGTCCAGCCCGCCGAATTTCGCGCAGATCACGCGCGACTTCGGCCCGGCCGTGGTGAACATCAGCGTCAGCGGCACGCGCAAGGTGTCGGCCGACGAAGGCGATCCCTTCGCCCAGTTCTTCGGCCAGATTCCCGGCGCGCGCGGCCAGCGGCCTGCGCGTGAAGTACCCATGCGCGGCGAAGGCTCCGGCTTCATCGTCAGCGCCGACGGCATCATCCTGACCAATGCGCACGTGGTCCAGGACGCCAAGGAAGTCACCGTCAAGCTGACCGACCGCCGCGAATACAAGGCCAAGGTGCTGGGCTCGGATCCCCAGACCGACGTGGCCGTCCTCAAGATCGACGCCAAGAACCTGCCGGTGGTGAAGGTGGGCGACGTCAACCAGCTGCAGGTGGGCGAATGGGTGCTGGCCATCGGCTCGCCCTACGGCCTGGAAAACACGGCCACTGCCGGCATCGTCAGCGCCAAGGGCCGCTCGCTGCCCGACGACACCTCGGTGCCTTTCATCCAGACGGACGTGGCGGTCAACCCCGGCAACTCGGGCGGCCCGCTGTTCAACGACCGCGGCGAAGTCGTGGGCATCAATTCGCAGATCTACAGCCGCACCGGCGGATTCCAGGGCCTGTCGTTCTCGATCCCGATCGATGTGGCCTACAAGATCAAGGACCAGATCCTGGAACACGGCAAGGTGCAGCACGCCAGGCTGGGCGTGACGGTGCAGGAAGTGAACCAGGACCTGGCCAACTCCTTCAAGCTGGATACGCCCTCGGGCGCGCTGGTTTCCAGCGTGGAGAAAGGCAGCGCAGCCGACAAGGCCGGCCTGCAGCCCGGCGACGTGGTGCGCAAGATCGACGGCAAGACCATCGTGTCCTCGGGCGACCTGGCCTCCACCATCACGCTGGCCACGCCGGGCGAGAAGATCAAGCTGGACGTCTGGCGCAACGGCTCGCAGAAGGAGCTGGTCGCCACCCTGGGCGGCGTGCCCAAGGACAAGACGCAGGCCTCGGCGGGCGACCAGGAGGTGCAGCGCGGTCAGCTCGGCCTGGCGCTGCGGCCGTTGAGTCCGCAGGAGCAGCAGGCGGCGGGCACCGAGGGCTTGCTGATCGAACGCTCGATCGGACCGGCCGCCAAGGCCGGGATCGAACCGGGAGACGTGCTGCTGTCGCTGAACGGCGTGCCGGTGCACAACGTCGCGCAGGTGAAGGACGCGCTGTCCAAGGCGGGCAAGACGGTCGCCCTGCTGGTGCAGCGCGGCGAAGACAAGATCTTCGTGCCGGTGCAGATCGGCTGA
- a CDS encoding response regulator, whose translation MRILLVEDDLMIGESVLDCLRAEHYAVDWVKDGNAAELALRTDTYDLILLDLGLPKRDGLSLLRDLRTRKDRTPVLIATARDAVSDRIAGLDAGADDYVVKPYDVDELLARMRALIRRSAGRAEPVFEHEGITIDPQSHAAMVDGAPVTLTAREWAVLEPLIARPGMIFSRAQLEEKLYSWKDGISSNAVEVYIHGLRKKLGQNLIQNVRGVGYVIPKT comes from the coding sequence ATGCGCATCCTTCTAGTCGAAGACGACCTCATGATAGGCGAGAGCGTGCTGGACTGCCTGCGCGCCGAGCACTACGCCGTAGACTGGGTCAAGGACGGCAATGCCGCGGAACTCGCGCTGCGCACCGATACCTACGACCTCATACTCCTGGACCTGGGCCTGCCCAAGCGCGACGGCCTGTCGCTGCTGCGCGATCTGCGCACGCGCAAGGACCGCACGCCGGTGCTGATCGCCACCGCCCGCGACGCGGTGAGCGACCGGATCGCGGGACTGGACGCCGGCGCCGACGACTACGTGGTCAAACCCTACGACGTGGATGAACTGCTGGCCCGCATGCGCGCCCTGATCCGCCGCAGCGCGGGCCGCGCGGAACCGGTGTTCGAGCACGAGGGCATCACCATCGACCCCCAGTCGCACGCCGCCATGGTGGACGGCGCTCCGGTCACGCTGACCGCGCGCGAATGGGCGGTGCTGGAACCGCTGATCGCGCGCCCGGGCATGATTTTTTCGCGCGCCCAGCTGGAAGAAAAGCTGTATAGCTGGAAAGACGGCATCAGCAGCAACGCGGTTGAGGTTTATATTCATGGCCTGCGCAAGAAGCTGGGTCAGAACCTGATCCAGAACGTCAGAGGCGTCGGCTATGTCATCCCCAAAACATGA
- a CDS encoding pseudouridine synthase, with the protein MQDDNPRSDDAVSNGQPESAAREPAAEGETGARGRGRKLRTPFRRRRGDTAAEQAPAGEAQPAAAAAPQAEPQESRGTEQEAEQALSYLETADRMEQRLGKYLNSDSVMPKLHKVLADAGIGSRREMEELIVAGRVSVNGEPAHIGQRVAPNDQVRVNGKPIMRVNTKKPPRVILYHKPAGEIVSHDDPGGRASVFARLPKLRTGKWLSVGRLDLNTEGLLIFTTSGDMANRIMHPRYGTEREYAVRVLGEMDEAQRQSLVDGIELDDGMAAFGALDYLGGDGSNRWYRVTLQEGRNREVRRMFEAVGVTVSRLIRTRFGDVVLPRTLRRGRWEELDSSLVTALMVQLGLVRDDDESGGNRRRSKQPQSHDSALPPGFGTMDRNGMNGARIGRRGKLQGGRLGSAGQAAACPSDPFGTGLMIAGGYANGHPLSGEGAGGNRKGGKPGGGRSATGAGGGKAGGKQGGGKPGGKSGGKPRGPRAAAAGGQPGNAMSVEAGAGNVAEAPAGGRRPVGGKPAGARGNSSRGGKPAGAGGGRSGNKSGGAGGNKGPNAGGKPRAPRNASSSPRGDDWQPRGASAHESRLGVMGGRGRQGR; encoded by the coding sequence ATGCAGGACGACAATCCCCGTTCGGATGATGCCGTTTCCAACGGCCAGCCGGAATCCGCCGCGCGTGAGCCGGCGGCTGAAGGCGAGACGGGAGCCCGCGGCAGGGGCCGCAAGCTGAGAACGCCGTTCCGCCGCCGCCGCGGCGATACCGCCGCCGAGCAGGCGCCGGCCGGCGAGGCGCAGCCCGCGGCGGCCGCCGCCCCTCAGGCCGAGCCGCAGGAATCGCGCGGCACCGAGCAGGAAGCCGAGCAGGCGCTGTCGTACCTGGAAACCGCTGACCGCATGGAGCAGCGTCTGGGCAAGTACCTGAACAGCGATTCGGTCATGCCCAAGCTGCACAAGGTGCTGGCGGACGCCGGCATCGGTTCGCGCCGCGAAATGGAAGAACTGATCGTCGCGGGCCGCGTGTCGGTCAATGGCGAGCCGGCCCATATCGGCCAGCGCGTGGCACCCAATGACCAGGTGCGCGTCAACGGCAAGCCCATCATGCGCGTCAACACGAAAAAGCCGCCGCGCGTGATCCTGTATCACAAGCCCGCCGGCGAGATCGTCAGCCACGACGACCCGGGTGGCCGCGCAAGCGTTTTTGCCCGTCTGCCCAAGCTGCGCACGGGTAAATGGCTGTCGGTCGGCCGCCTGGACCTGAATACTGAAGGCCTGTTGATCTTCACGACCTCCGGCGACATGGCCAACCGCATCATGCATCCGCGCTACGGCACGGAGCGCGAGTACGCGGTGCGTGTGCTGGGCGAGATGGACGAGGCCCAGCGCCAGTCGCTGGTCGACGGCATCGAGCTGGACGACGGCATGGCTGCCTTCGGCGCCTTGGACTACCTGGGCGGCGACGGCAGCAACCGCTGGTATCGCGTCACGCTGCAGGAAGGCCGCAATCGTGAGGTTCGCCGCATGTTCGAGGCCGTGGGCGTCACGGTCAGCCGGCTGATCCGCACCCGTTTTGGCGACGTGGTCCTGCCGCGTACGTTGCGCCGCGGCCGCTGGGAAGAGCTGGATTCTTCCCTGGTCACGGCCTTGATGGTCCAGTTGGGCCTGGTGCGCGACGACGACGAATCCGGCGGCAACCGCCGCCGCTCCAAGCAGCCGCAATCTCATGACAGCGCGCTGCCCCCGGGTTTCGGCACCATGGACCGCAACGGCATGAACGGCGCGCGCATCGGCCGCCGCGGCAAGCTGCAAGGCGGCCGCTTGGGCAGCGCAGGCCAGGCGGCCGCGTGTCCGTCGGATCCTTTTGGCACGGGCTTGATGATTGCTGGCGGTTACGCCAATGGCCACCCCCTGTCGGGAGAGGGCGCTGGCGGCAACCGCAAGGGCGGCAAGCCTGGCGGCGGCCGTTCCGCAACGGGAGCGGGCGGCGGCAAGGCTGGCGGCAAGCAGGGCGGGGGCAAGCCTGGCGGCAAGTCCGGAGGCAAGCCGCGCGGTCCGCGCGCGGCTGCGGCAGGCGGTCAGCCTGGCAATGCCATGTCGGTCGAGGCTGGCGCCGGCAACGTCGCGGAAGCGCCGGCCGGCGGTCGTCGGCCGGTTGGCGGCAAGCCTGCCGGCGCGCGTGGCAATAGCAGTCGTGGCGGCAAGCCGGCAGGCGCTGGTGGCGGCCGTAGCGGCAATAAGTCGGGCGGCGCCGGCGGCAATAAGGGGCCGAACGCTGGCGGCAAGCCGCGCGCACCCCGCAATGCCTCGTCGTCTCCGCGTGGCGATGACTGGCAGCCGCGCGGCGCTTCGGCGCACGAATCCCGTCTCGGTGTGATGGGCGGGCGCGGTCGTCAGGGGCGCTGA
- a CDS encoding LysR family transcriptional regulator has protein sequence MDRLKAMQVFVEVADRGSLSAAAIHLDMSRAMVSRYLAEMEQWVGVRLLHRTTRRLSLTPAGAETLPRCRQMLDMVGDLRNAVSTPDDTPRGLLRITTSMSFGSRHLASAITDYVKLHPGTSVDLMLVDRAVNLVEERVDLAVRITNDLDPNLIARKLAVCRSVVCASPEYLQREGVPARIEDLSLRNCLTHSYFGKSLWRFERDGEPVDVPVSGNISANEVSVLARAALEGAGIAMLPTYYAADDIASGRLRAILTQSKPRELGIYGVYVSRRQMPLILRSMLDFLVSRLESTPWDKPAP, from the coding sequence ATGGATCGTTTGAAAGCCATGCAGGTATTCGTGGAAGTCGCTGACAGGGGCAGCCTGTCGGCGGCGGCGATTCATCTGGACATGTCGCGCGCCATGGTGTCGCGCTATCTCGCGGAAATGGAGCAGTGGGTGGGGGTGCGCCTGTTGCATCGCACGACGCGGCGTCTGAGCCTGACGCCCGCCGGCGCCGAAACGCTGCCGCGCTGCCGGCAGATGCTGGACATGGTGGGGGATCTGCGCAATGCGGTATCGACCCCGGACGATACGCCCCGCGGCCTGCTGCGCATCACCACCAGCATGTCGTTCGGCTCGCGCCATCTGGCCAGCGCCATTACCGACTACGTCAAGCTGCATCCGGGCACCTCGGTCGACCTGATGCTGGTGGATCGCGCCGTCAACCTGGTGGAAGAGCGCGTGGATCTGGCTGTACGCATCACCAACGACCTGGATCCCAACCTGATTGCCCGCAAGCTGGCGGTCTGCCGCTCGGTGGTGTGCGCCTCGCCCGAGTATCTGCAGCGCGAAGGCGTGCCGGCGCGCATCGAAGACCTGTCCTTGCGCAACTGTCTGACCCATTCGTATTTCGGCAAGAGCCTGTGGCGTTTCGAGCGCGATGGCGAGCCGGTGGATGTGCCCGTCAGCGGCAATATCAGCGCGAACGAGGTCTCGGTGTTGGCGCGCGCGGCGCTGGAGGGCGCGGGCATTGCGATGTTGCCGACCTACTATGCCGCGGACGACATCGCATCGGGCCGCCTGCGGGCCATCCTGACCCAAAGCAAGCCCCGGGAGTTGGGCATTTACGGCGTTTATGTCTCGCGTCGCCAGATGCCCCTGATCTTGAGATCCATGCTGGATTTTCTCGTGAGCCGCCTGGAGTCCACGCCATGGGACAAGCCTGCTCCGTAG
- the maiA gene encoding maleylacetoacetate isomerase — protein MQLYSYFRSSAAYRVRIALNLKGLPYEYLPVHLLKDGGQQLSADYRKVNPTALVPTLVDGDAVIGQSLAIIEYLEETHPEVPLLPADAVGRARVRDLALGIACDTHPLNNLRVLKYLKHTLGVDEAAKTAWYKHWVHQGLEALEAQLAGSSATGLFCHGDTPTIADLCLVPQVANAQRFDCDLSAMPNVVRIDAACRALPAFDAAAPGKQPDAE, from the coding sequence ATGCAGTTGTACAGCTACTTTCGCAGCTCGGCCGCGTACCGCGTGCGCATCGCCCTGAACCTGAAGGGCTTGCCCTACGAATACCTGCCCGTGCATCTGCTGAAGGACGGCGGCCAGCAACTGTCGGCGGATTACCGCAAGGTGAATCCGACCGCGCTGGTGCCCACGCTGGTCGATGGCGACGCCGTCATCGGCCAGTCGCTGGCCATCATCGAATACCTGGAAGAAACGCATCCCGAAGTGCCGTTGCTGCCGGCGGACGCGGTCGGCCGCGCGCGGGTGCGCGACCTGGCGCTGGGCATTGCCTGCGACACGCATCCCTTGAACAACCTGCGCGTGCTGAAGTACCTGAAGCACACCCTGGGCGTGGACGAGGCGGCCAAGACCGCCTGGTACAAGCACTGGGTGCATCAGGGCCTGGAAGCCCTGGAGGCGCAACTGGCGGGCTCTTCCGCCACCGGCCTCTTCTGCCACGGCGATACGCCCACGATCGCCGACCTGTGCCTGGTGCCTCAGGTGGCGAACGCCCAGCGTTTCGACTGCGACCTGTCGGCCATGCCCAACGTCGTGCGCATCGATGCCGCCTGCCGTGCGTTGCCGGCATTCGACGCGGCCGCGCCGGGCAAGCAGCCCGACGCGGAGTAG
- a CDS encoding ATP-binding protein, whose translation MSIPLSYSLRARLLFFLLAAIMVGALVQGVIAYRSTLAQADDIFDSLLQRTALSLGTGDGLLSTGPAHARGAGSPVADDLIIQIWTPDGVRVFNSRSRRPLPDQIILGFSDAKMEGSTYRVYSLATPFQVIQVAQDMAVRTSMARALALRTIAPIAAAAPLLMLIVWCVVSWSLRPVKRARSQVAARQPEDLSPVSVEGLPDEIRPLVLELNLLLERMRGAFAQQKQFVGDAAHELRSPLTALRLQLQALQRAGDADARRLAEQRLAAGIDRATRLVEQLLSLARHESAAGQAPAEAVDLADVLRQALSEMLPQANAKSLGIDLDGAPQAWVQGHRDALTLLVRNLLDNAIKYTPAGKRIHLHLEQTSAEAALLIDDEGPGIAPEERERVFDRFYRVEGNAQHGSGLGLAIARSIADQHGATIELQDTPAGSGLRVKVVFPT comes from the coding sequence ATGAGCATTCCGCTTAGCTACTCACTGAGAGCCAGGCTGCTTTTCTTCCTGTTGGCCGCCATCATGGTCGGCGCGCTGGTGCAAGGCGTCATCGCCTACCGCAGCACCCTGGCGCAGGCCGACGATATCTTCGACTCGCTGCTGCAGCGCACCGCCCTGTCGCTGGGCACGGGCGACGGACTGCTCAGCACAGGCCCGGCGCACGCGCGCGGCGCGGGATCGCCCGTGGCGGACGACCTGATCATCCAGATCTGGACACCCGACGGCGTGCGCGTCTTCAATTCCCGATCCCGCCGGCCGTTGCCGGACCAGATCATCCTCGGCTTCTCCGACGCGAAGATGGAGGGCAGCACCTATCGCGTGTATTCGCTGGCCACGCCCTTCCAGGTCATCCAGGTGGCGCAGGACATGGCCGTGCGCACCAGCATGGCGCGCGCGCTGGCGCTGCGCACCATCGCCCCCATCGCCGCAGCAGCCCCCTTGCTCATGCTGATCGTCTGGTGCGTGGTCAGTTGGTCGCTACGGCCGGTAAAGCGCGCGCGCTCCCAGGTTGCGGCGCGCCAGCCCGAAGACCTGTCGCCCGTCAGCGTGGAGGGCCTGCCCGATGAGATCCGGCCGCTGGTGCTGGAACTGAACCTGCTGCTGGAGCGCATGCGCGGCGCCTTCGCGCAGCAGAAACAGTTCGTCGGCGATGCGGCGCACGAACTGCGTTCGCCCCTGACGGCGCTGCGCCTGCAGTTGCAGGCCCTGCAACGCGCGGGCGATGCGGATGCGCGCCGGCTTGCCGAACAACGGCTGGCCGCCGGCATCGACCGCGCCACGCGCCTGGTGGAGCAACTGCTCTCCCTGGCGCGCCACGAAAGCGCGGCGGGACAGGCGCCCGCCGAAGCCGTGGACCTGGCCGACGTGCTGCGCCAGGCGCTCTCTGAAATGCTGCCCCAGGCCAACGCCAAGTCACTCGGCATCGATCTGGACGGCGCGCCGCAAGCCTGGGTGCAGGGACACCGCGACGCACTGACGCTGCTGGTCCGCAATCTGCTCGACAACGCGATCAAATACACGCCCGCCGGCAAGCGCATCCACCTCCATCTGGAACAGACTTCCGCTGAAGCCGCCCTGCTGATCGACGACGAAGGCCCGGGTATCGCCCCTGAAGAACGCGAGCGCGTGTTCGACCGCTTTTACCGCGTCGAAGGCAATGCGCAGCACGGTAGCGGCCTGGGGCTGGCGATCGCGCGCAGCATCGCCGACCAGCACGGCGCCACCATAGAACTGCAGGACACGCCGGCTGGCTCAGGCCTGCGCGTGAAGGTGGTTTTTCCGACTTAA
- a CDS encoding peptidylprolyl isomerase, which yields MSIASNEVNVLVRPDSYLTLHYRITLASGPGKDSVFADTFDGRPGTLQMGSGQWAPGLEAALVGRAEGERFSVTVEPANAYGERNPELIQRVTRAMLAEHAGADAAFEPGDLVEFTAPNGGRYSGVLKEINDESALFDFNHPLAGISLRVDVALLGVL from the coding sequence TTGAGCATCGCCTCTAATGAAGTGAACGTTTTGGTCCGTCCGGATTCCTACCTGACGCTGCACTACCGCATCACGCTGGCCTCGGGACCGGGCAAGGATTCCGTGTTCGCCGATACCTTCGACGGCCGTCCCGGCACGCTGCAGATGGGTAGCGGCCAATGGGCGCCCGGGCTGGAAGCCGCGCTGGTCGGCCGCGCTGAAGGCGAGCGCTTCAGCGTCACGGTGGAACCCGCCAATGCCTACGGCGAACGCAACCCCGAACTGATCCAGCGCGTCACGCGCGCCATGCTGGCCGAGCATGCTGGCGCCGACGCCGCCTTCGAGCCGGGCGACCTGGTGGAATTCACCGCGCCCAATGGCGGCCGCTATTCGGGCGTCCTGAAGGAAATCAACGACGAATCGGCCCTGTTCGATTTCAACCACCCGCTCGCGGGCATCAGCTTGCGGGTCGACGTGGCGCTCTTGGGAGTCCTCTGA
- the scpB gene encoding SMC-Scp complex subunit ScpB encodes MSMNDSEAILVLETALLCAAQPMQLSDMRKLFGDDEQFDNSALRTLLETLQANWADGGLELVQLATGWRFQSRPRMQRYLERLNPEKPPKYSRAVMETLAIVAWRQPVTRGDIEDIRGVTVSSQIVKALEDRGWIEVIGHRDAPGRPALFGTTRQFLDDLGLRALDELPALESAQAAAALAGLDLGEVQQVLGGEAPAAEADASAEGAEAADQAIAEVEQGAEGEISAEGGAGGEAEARPEGEPAVTAGEPDVSESSIPVAELSVSEQDIPIAPVDSVESMLSRTEEGADPADESTVREQAEGLSNTSATSGFPDDTADNDISDMAADAPEAGAAKENVENAKHAEPTDPIDETDTAAPDAAGHEPASGLADPVRPGPDAASPESDEAGFERPETDREPASPDDDEPAAGRPTQV; translated from the coding sequence ATGTCGATGAACGATAGCGAGGCAATACTCGTGTTGGAAACCGCGCTGCTTTGCGCGGCGCAGCCGATGCAACTGTCCGATATGCGCAAGCTGTTCGGGGACGATGAACAATTCGACAACAGCGCATTGCGCACGCTTCTGGAAACGCTGCAGGCCAATTGGGCCGATGGCGGGCTGGAACTGGTGCAGTTGGCCACCGGATGGCGCTTTCAGAGCCGTCCGCGCATGCAGCGCTACCTTGAGCGCCTCAATCCGGAAAAGCCGCCCAAGTACTCGCGCGCCGTGATGGAGACGCTGGCCATCGTGGCCTGGCGCCAACCGGTGACGCGTGGCGACATCGAGGATATCCGCGGCGTCACCGTGTCTTCGCAGATCGTGAAGGCGCTGGAAGACCGCGGTTGGATCGAGGTCATCGGCCACCGCGACGCGCCGGGCCGTCCGGCGCTGTTCGGCACGACACGCCAGTTTCTCGATGACCTGGGCCTGCGCGCCCTGGACGAATTGCCGGCGCTGGAATCCGCGCAGGCCGCTGCGGCGCTCGCCGGGCTGGACCTGGGCGAAGTGCAGCAGGTGCTGGGTGGGGAAGCGCCCGCCGCAGAGGCTGATGCGTCTGCCGAGGGCGCCGAGGCAGCCGACCAAGCCATTGCCGAGGTCGAGCAAGGTGCCGAAGGTGAGATAAGTGCCGAGGGCGGGGCTGGCGGCGAAGCCGAGGCTCGTCCCGAGGGCGAACCTGCGGTCACGGCAGGCGAGCCCGACGTGTCCGAAAGCAGTATTCCGGTTGCGGAATTGTCTGTTTCGGAACAGGATATACCCATCGCTCCCGTCGATAGCGTAGAATCCATGCTTTCGCGCACAGAAGAAGGCGCGGATCCCGCCGACGAATCCACCGTCCGGGAGCAAGCCGAAGGCTTGTCCAATACGTCAGCCACGTCCGGTTTTCCCGACGATACGGCTGACAACGACATTTCCGATATGGCCGCCGATGCCCCAGAAGCCGGCGCTGCAAAGGAAAACGTCGAGAACGCAAAACACGCGGAACCGACCGACCCGATTGACGAGACCGATACCGCGGCGCCTGACGCCGCCGGGCATGAGCCCGCTTCCGGTCTTGCCGATCCTGTTCGGCCTGGCCCGGATGCCGCCTCTCCGGAATCGGACGAGGCAGGCTTCGAGCGGCCCGAGACCGATCGAGAGCCGGCGTCCCCAGATGATGACGAGCCTGCCGCAGGCAGGCCCACCCAAGTTTGA
- the ispH gene encoding 4-hydroxy-3-methylbut-2-enyl diphosphate reductase translates to MSQVVTAADAEVLLAQPRGFCAGVDRAIDIVERALELHGAPIYVRHEIVHNRYVVEDLRAKGAIFIDELDDAPAGAIVVFSAHGVSKAVRAEAEARGLRVFDATCPLVTKVHIEVARMRAAGREIIMIGHKGHPEVEGTLGQAQGGMYLVETVEDVAGLQVTDPENLAYVTQTTLSVDDAAAVSRALKERFPNIVEPKKSDICYATQNRQDAVKVMAPDCDLVLVVGSPNSSNSNRLREVAERKGVASYLIDGAQSIDPAWLVGRKRIGVTAGASAPEILVQQVIDRVKELGAVSVRTMPGLEENVAFPLPKGLSRKSAQTESLE, encoded by the coding sequence ATGAGCCAGGTTGTCACCGCCGCCGACGCCGAAGTCCTGCTGGCGCAGCCGCGCGGCTTCTGTGCCGGCGTGGATCGCGCCATCGACATCGTCGAGCGCGCGCTTGAACTGCACGGCGCGCCCATCTATGTGCGCCACGAAATCGTCCATAACCGCTACGTGGTGGAAGACCTGCGCGCCAAGGGCGCCATCTTCATCGACGAGCTGGACGACGCGCCTGCCGGCGCCATCGTGGTGTTTTCGGCGCACGGCGTGTCCAAGGCGGTGCGGGCCGAAGCCGAAGCCCGCGGGCTGCGCGTGTTCGACGCCACCTGCCCGCTGGTCACCAAGGTCCACATCGAGGTGGCCCGCATGCGCGCCGCCGGCCGCGAGATCATCATGATCGGCCACAAGGGCCATCCCGAGGTCGAAGGCACGCTGGGCCAGGCCCAGGGCGGCATGTACCTGGTCGAGACCGTCGAGGACGTCGCCGGCCTGCAAGTGACCGATCCCGAGAACCTGGCCTACGTCACGCAGACCACCTTGTCGGTGGACGACGCGGCGGCCGTGTCGCGGGCGTTGAAAGAGCGCTTCCCCAATATCGTCGAGCCCAAGAAAAGCGATATCTGCTACGCCACCCAGAACCGCCAGGACGCGGTCAAGGTGATGGCGCCGGATTGCGACCTGGTGCTGGTGGTGGGCAGTCCCAACAGTTCCAACTCCAACCGGCTGCGCGAAGTGGCCGAACGCAAGGGCGTCGCTTCCTATCTGATCGACGGCGCACAATCGATCGACCCTGCCTGGCTGGTGGGCCGCAAGCGCATCGGCGTCACCGCGGGCGCGTCCGCGCCCGAGATCCTGGTGCAGCAGGTGATCGACCGCGTCAAGGAATTGGGCGCGGTCTCGGTACGCACCATGCCCGGCCTGGAAGAGAATGTGGCGTTCCCGCTGCCCAAGGGGCTGTCCCGCAAGTCGGCGCAGACGGAATCGCTGGAATAA